The genome window CGCGCCGCTCAGTCACCGAGGTGTGTTCGGCAATTTCTGGCAGCTGGTCTCGCCAGGCCGCCTTAGCGCGTTCACCCTTGCCATGCTGGTCGTACCACTTAATCAGGCGGTGCACCGTGTCGTCAGGGTACCGCCGAATCGGTGAAGTAAAGTGGGTGTAGTACTTTGCCCCCAGTCCAAAGTGCCCTAACTCCTCGTCAGAGTACTTAGCCTGCTGCATACTCCGCAGCATCATCACCTGCACCATCTGTTCCTCAGGCTTCCCAGCGACGTCCTTGAGAACCTTTTGCAGCATCTTCGGCTTGACGTTGTTGATGTCGCCGTGGACATCAATGCCAAAGACGTTCAGGAAGTCAACAAAGGCCTTCACCCGGTCCTTATCCGGCGTTTCGTGGATCCGGTAGAGGAACGGCACGTGTTCGTTGAAGTAGTGTTCCGCCACCGTTTCGTTGGCCGCCAGCATGAAGGATTCAATCATCCGTTCCGCCAGGCCCCGGTCACGGAGCTGGATGTCAATCGGGTGCCCCTTGTCATCAACGATGATCTTCGCTTCAGGAGCTTCAAAGTCAATTGCTCCCCGCCGCTTCCGGCTCTTGAGCAAAATCTTGTGGAGTTCACCCATCGTTTCAAACATCGGCACAAGGTCCTTATACTGGTCGATTGTCTTTTGGTCATGAGCCTCCAGGATCCGGTTGACCGCCTTGTAGGTCATCCGGGCGTGAGACTTCATCACACTCGGGAAAATCCGGTGCTTAACGACCCGGCCCTGCTCATCAATTTCCATCTCGCAGCTCATTGCCAGCCGCTCTTCACCCGGGTTCAGTGAACAAATCCCGTTAGAAAGCCGTTTTGGCAGCATTGGAACCACCCGGTCAGTCAGGTAAACGGAAGTCCCCCGCTTAAAAGCTTCCTTGTCCAGCGGCGTCCCCGGTTGGACATAGTGACTGACGTCGGCGATGTGGACTCCTAAGTGGTAATGGCCGTTGTCCATCTTCCAGGCCACCACGGCGTCATCAAGGTCCTTTGACTCGATGGCGTCAATTGTCACCAGCGGCTGGTTGGTAATATCCTTGCGGCCCTTCTTTTCTTCTGGCAGAACATGCAACGGAATCTTGTTAGCCTGATCCATTGCCTCCTTAGGGAACTCGTGCGGCACGTCATGGGCGTAGATCACCGACAGGATGTCAATGCCCGGTTCGTCCTTGTTCCCAATCACCTCAGTTACCGCTCCAGTCATTGCCTGCGGTGATTCGTCACTCGGATAGGTTGTTACGGTCGCCGTTACCACTTCGCCATCAAGGGGCTTCAGACCCTTATCAGTAACGAAGAACCGGTACTGGGATAACTTTTTGTCCTTGAGCAGGATTTCGCCGATGTAGTTGCCGACCGTTTCCTGCTTAAATTCCCCCACGACCCGTTCATAATTGTGGTCGATAATCTTGGTAACCTGAGCTTCTGGCCCCTGCCCCGCGGCTGGATCTCCCGGCCGCAGGACCTTGACCGCCACCGTGTCGCCGTTGAGGGCGTGCAGGGTGTGGTCTGGATTAACATACATATCCGGCAAGTCCGGATCGTATTCTACGAAGCCAAAGCCCTTATCGTTGCCATGGAAAGTCCCAGTAATTGGTTCCTGCTTAATGACCGCTTCGAACTCGCCCTTGTCGGTCACCCGAACCTTCTTTTCCCGTTCGAGCTGCGCCAGGGTCTGGATGATCGGGGTAAATTGGTCGGCGTTGTCCATATTCAGTGCATGGGCAATCCGCTCCGCCGAATAGCTAATCCCGGCATTCTTCGTTAAGAAGGCGCTAATTTCATCTTTTAAGTTTAAACTATTACTTGTCATTTTGTACCTCAAATAAGTTATTTAAAAAGTGTTCCACGTCGCTAAACAGTTGACGGTGGGCAGAATTGACCGTCAACAGGTGGGTCGCCGTTGGGTAATAGTGGTAATCAACTGGGGTCCCCTGAGCTTGCAGCTTATCCCGCAGGGTAGTTCCCGAACGCGGGTCAATCATCTCATCGGCCCCGCCCTGGGCGATGAAAAACGGCCGCTTGATCTGGCCGAGCCGCTGATCCAGCTCCTTGGTCAACTGCTGAATTGCTCCCAGCTGCTGGGGAAGCCGTGCGCCTAACCAGTTTAAGCGTTCCTGGATCAAGTCCGGCTCCAGGCCATGCTGCCGGTAATACTTGGCAGCCAGACGGGGAAAATATTCCGGAACGTTAGTCGCACCCCAGCTGGTAATCGGTGACGCAAAAACACCGCCACCAGCTAAACTAGGATCCTCTTCCAGGGCCTTGGTTGCGAAAAGTCCGCCGAGTGATAGGCCAAAAATGGCAATCTGGGTCAGGCCGTAATCTTTAAGCCGAAAGATTGCCATCCGGGTATCATCCCACCACTCATCGGGGTTGCCGGTTTGCAAAATTTTCCGAGGATCGCCGCCATGGCCCGTAAAGAGGGGTGCACAAACGGTATACCCCGCCCAATTCAAGTGGCGGGCCAGCATCCGGACATCATTGCTGTTCCCAGTATAGGCGTGCAGGAGGATCACTCCCCGTTTGCCGCTATGGGGGAAAAAGCAGGTTTCGCCAGTATAGGTCTTCATCTTTACCCCACTCCCAACAAAAAGCCCCCTGAAGCATAGCTAGCAGGGGGCATAATCAAGTTAATGTGATGACACGTAAACCAGCGCCAATGCCAGAATGAAGAATAACGCCCCACAGATAGTCGTTACAATCTGCATGACCGCCTCAAATCCCCGGGCCTTCCGCCGGGAAAAGAGGTCGCCCGCGCCACCGGTCAAGGCTGACATCGCATCGTTATCGTTTTTGGCTGGTTGCATCATTACACACGCAATCAGAATCACACATACG of Limosilactobacillus oris contains these proteins:
- the rnr gene encoding ribonuclease R, with translation MTSNSLNLKDEISAFLTKNAGISYSAERIAHALNMDNADQFTPIIQTLAQLEREKKVRVTDKGEFEAVIKQEPITGTFHGNDKGFGFVEYDPDLPDMYVNPDHTLHALNGDTVAVKVLRPGDPAAGQGPEAQVTKIIDHNYERVVGEFKQETVGNYIGEILLKDKKLSQYRFFVTDKGLKPLDGEVVTATVTTYPSDESPQAMTGAVTEVIGNKDEPGIDILSVIYAHDVPHEFPKEAMDQANKIPLHVLPEEKKGRKDITNQPLVTIDAIESKDLDDAVVAWKMDNGHYHLGVHIADVSHYVQPGTPLDKEAFKRGTSVYLTDRVVPMLPKRLSNGICSLNPGEERLAMSCEMEIDEQGRVVKHRIFPSVMKSHARMTYKAVNRILEAHDQKTIDQYKDLVPMFETMGELHKILLKSRKRRGAIDFEAPEAKIIVDDKGHPIDIQLRDRGLAERMIESFMLAANETVAEHYFNEHVPFLYRIHETPDKDRVKAFVDFLNVFGIDVHGDINNVKPKMLQKVLKDVAGKPEEQMVQVMMLRSMQQAKYSDEELGHFGLGAKYYTHFTSPIRRYPDDTVHRLIKWYDQHGKGERAKAAWRDQLPEIAEHTSVTERRGIDTERDVDSMKKAEYMEDHVGETFDAVVSSVMKFGLFVELENTVEGLIHISVMNDDYYEYSEKHLALIGRKAHRIFQIGQPVKVRLKRVDKDLREVDFELVNPQDAPTTKIRVPHEHDNRRRGGGRRGNHGHVKRHDRRQHNGNVNNRQINRGQTRHHNNSRDHHSQGRRH
- a CDS encoding alpha/beta hydrolase; the encoded protein is MKTYTGETCFFPHSGKRGVILLHAYTGNSNDVRMLARHLNWAGYTVCAPLFTGHGGDPRKILQTGNPDEWWDDTRMAIFRLKDYGLTQIAIFGLSLGGLFATKALEEDPSLAGGGVFASPITSWGATNVPEYFPRLAAKYYRQHGLEPDLIQERLNWLGARLPQQLGAIQQLTKELDQRLGQIKRPFFIAQGGADEMIDPRSGTTLRDKLQAQGTPVDYHYYPTATHLLTVNSAHRQLFSDVEHFLNNLFEVQNDK
- the secG gene encoding preprotein translocase subunit SecG, whose translation is MYNTLMTIFLIVCVILIACVMMQPAKNDNDAMSALTGGAGDLFSRRKARGFEAVMQIVTTICGALFFILALALVYVSSH